One window from the genome of Hippoglossus hippoglossus isolate fHipHip1 chromosome 6, fHipHip1.pri, whole genome shotgun sequence encodes:
- the slc1a2b gene encoding excitatory amino acid transporter 2b isoform X4: protein MPKQVEVRMHESHLEPIEARPQSKCAKICSKLCTNLLLTLTILGVILGAVSGMLLRVASPIHPDIVMVIAFPGDILMRMLKMLILPLIISSLITGLAGLDAKSSGRLGTRAMIYYMTTTIIAAVLGVILVLLIHPGNPKLKENLGQGEKNDDVSSLDAFFDLIRNLFPENLVQACFQQIQTVTKKTEIIIEENLNATTMEGLVANITKEPEFLVQKTLHFKSGMNVLGLIGFFIAFGICMGKMGERARLMIEFFSILNEIVMKLVILIMWYSPFGIACLICGKIISIKDLEVVGRQLGMYMVTVIIGLIIHGAIFLPSIYFIIVRKNPFTFFLGIFQAWITALGTASSAGTLPVTFRCLEENLGIDKRVTRFVLPVGATINMDGTALYEAVAAIFIAQMNGIYLDPGQIVTVSLTATLASVGAASIPSAGLVTMLLILTAVGLPTQDISLLVAVDWLLDRFRTSVNVVGDSYGAGIVYHLSKAELDELDANTAKSDDIEMMTKTQSYYDDMKNHHENNSNQ, encoded by the exons GTGTGATCTTGGGAGCTGTATCAGGGATGTTGCTGCGTGTGGCCTCCCCGATACACCCAGATATCGTCATGGTGATCGCTTTTCCTGGAGATATCCTGATGAGGATGCTGAAGATGTTGATCCTGCCACTCATCATCTCCAGTTTAATCACAG GTCTGGCCGGTTTGGACGCCAAATCCAGCGGTCGCCTGGGCACCAGAGCAATGATCTACTACATGACCACCACGATTATTGCCGCTGTCCTGGGAGTCATCCTGGTGTTACTCATCCACCCTGGCAACCCCAAACTGAAGGAGAATCTGGGCCAGGGCGAGAAAAATGATGATGTCTCCAGCTTGGATGCCTTCTTTGATCTGATCAGGAACCTGTTCCCAGAGAACCTGGTGCAGGCTTGTTTCCAACAG ATCCAGACGGTCACAAAGAAGACGGAGATAATTATTGAGGAGAACCTCAATGCCACCACCATGGAGGGACTGGTGGCCAACATCACCAAGGAGCCTGAGTTCCTCGTCCAGAAGACCCTGCACTTCAAAAGTGGCATGAATGTCCTGG GTCTGATTGGTTTCTTTATTGCATTTGGCATCTGCATGGGCAAGATGGGAGAGAGGGCCAGACTCATGATTGAATTCTTCAGCATCCTCAATGAGATTGTGATGAAACTTGTCATCCTGATCATGTG GTACTCTCCCTTCGGTATCGCCTGTCTGATCTGTGGTAAGATCATCTCCATCAAGGATCTGGAGGTGGTGGGAAGGCAGTTGGGCATGTACATGGTGACTGTAATCATCGGCCTCATCATTCATGGAGCAATCTTCCTGCCCAGCATCTATTTCATTATCGTCAGGAAAAACCCCTTCACCTTCTTCCTGGGTATCTTCCAGGCCTGGATCACTGCTCTGGGTACAGCATCTAG TGCTGGAACCCTGCCCGTCACCTTCCGTTGTCTGGAGGAAAACTTGGGTATTGACAAAAGAGTCACTCGTTTTGTGCTCCCAGTCGGTGCCACCATTAACATGGATGGAACTGCTCTGTACGAGGCTGTGGCTGCCATCTTCATTGCCCAAATGAATGGTATCTACCTTGACCCGGGCCAGATTGTCACTGTCAG TCTGACAGCCACCCTGGCCAGTGTAGGAGCAGCCAGTATTCCCAGTGCTGGCCTGGTGACTATGCTGCTGATCCTGACTGCTGTCGGCCTGCCAACGCAAGACATCAGTCTGCTGGTTGCTGTTGACTGGCTGCT GGATCGATTCAGGACCTCGGTGAACGTGGTTGGTGACTCCTACGGTGCAGGCATCGTGTACCACCTGTCCAAGGCAGAGCTCGACGAGCTGGATGCAAACACGGCTAAGTCAGACGACATCGAAATGATGACGAAGACCCAGTCTTACTACGACGACATGAAGAACCACCACGAAAACAATTCCAACCA GTAA
- the slc1a2b gene encoding excitatory amino acid transporter 2b isoform X2, with the protein MPKQVEVRMHESHLEPIEARPQSKCAKICSKLCTNLLLTLTILGVILGAVSGMLLRVASPIHPDIVMVIAFPGDILMRMLKMLILPLIISSLITGLAGLDAKSSGRLGTRAMIYYMTTTIIAAVLGVILVLLIHPGNPKLKENLGQGEKNDDVSSLDAFFDLIRNLFPENLVQACFQQIQTVTKKTEIIIEENLNATTMEGLVANITKEPEFLVQKTLHFKSGMNVLGLIGFFIAFGICMGKMGERARLMIEFFSILNEIVMKLVILIMWYSPFGIACLICGKIISIKDLEVVGRQLGMYMVTVIIGLIIHGAIFLPSIYFIIVRKNPFTFFLGIFQAWITALGTASSAGTLPVTFRCLEENLGIDKRVTRFVLPVGATINMDGTALYEAVAAIFIAQMNGIYLDPGQIVTVSLTATLASVGAASIPSAGLVTMLLILTAVGLPTQDISLLVAVDWLLDRFRTSVNVVGDSYGAGIVYHLSKAELDELDANTAKSDDIEMMTKTQSYYDDMKNHHENNSNQCVLTATATTASTTANNSVVVDECKVTSATNGSAAECTLVEEEPWKHE; encoded by the exons GTGTGATCTTGGGAGCTGTATCAGGGATGTTGCTGCGTGTGGCCTCCCCGATACACCCAGATATCGTCATGGTGATCGCTTTTCCTGGAGATATCCTGATGAGGATGCTGAAGATGTTGATCCTGCCACTCATCATCTCCAGTTTAATCACAG GTCTGGCCGGTTTGGACGCCAAATCCAGCGGTCGCCTGGGCACCAGAGCAATGATCTACTACATGACCACCACGATTATTGCCGCTGTCCTGGGAGTCATCCTGGTGTTACTCATCCACCCTGGCAACCCCAAACTGAAGGAGAATCTGGGCCAGGGCGAGAAAAATGATGATGTCTCCAGCTTGGATGCCTTCTTTGATCTGATCAGGAACCTGTTCCCAGAGAACCTGGTGCAGGCTTGTTTCCAACAG ATCCAGACGGTCACAAAGAAGACGGAGATAATTATTGAGGAGAACCTCAATGCCACCACCATGGAGGGACTGGTGGCCAACATCACCAAGGAGCCTGAGTTCCTCGTCCAGAAGACCCTGCACTTCAAAAGTGGCATGAATGTCCTGG GTCTGATTGGTTTCTTTATTGCATTTGGCATCTGCATGGGCAAGATGGGAGAGAGGGCCAGACTCATGATTGAATTCTTCAGCATCCTCAATGAGATTGTGATGAAACTTGTCATCCTGATCATGTG GTACTCTCCCTTCGGTATCGCCTGTCTGATCTGTGGTAAGATCATCTCCATCAAGGATCTGGAGGTGGTGGGAAGGCAGTTGGGCATGTACATGGTGACTGTAATCATCGGCCTCATCATTCATGGAGCAATCTTCCTGCCCAGCATCTATTTCATTATCGTCAGGAAAAACCCCTTCACCTTCTTCCTGGGTATCTTCCAGGCCTGGATCACTGCTCTGGGTACAGCATCTAG TGCTGGAACCCTGCCCGTCACCTTCCGTTGTCTGGAGGAAAACTTGGGTATTGACAAAAGAGTCACTCGTTTTGTGCTCCCAGTCGGTGCCACCATTAACATGGATGGAACTGCTCTGTACGAGGCTGTGGCTGCCATCTTCATTGCCCAAATGAATGGTATCTACCTTGACCCGGGCCAGATTGTCACTGTCAG TCTGACAGCCACCCTGGCCAGTGTAGGAGCAGCCAGTATTCCCAGTGCTGGCCTGGTGACTATGCTGCTGATCCTGACTGCTGTCGGCCTGCCAACGCAAGACATCAGTCTGCTGGTTGCTGTTGACTGGCTGCT GGATCGATTCAGGACCTCGGTGAACGTGGTTGGTGACTCCTACGGTGCAGGCATCGTGTACCACCTGTCCAAGGCAGAGCTCGACGAGCTGGATGCAAACACGGCTAAGTCAGACGACATCGAAATGATGACGAAGACCCAGTCTTACTACGACGACATGAAGAACCACCACGAAAACAATTCCAACCAGTGCGTCCTAACCGCTACCGCTACAACCGCTTCCACTACTGCTAACAATTCTGTCGTAGTAGATGAATGCAAG GTAACCTCAGCCACTAACGGCTCTGCTGCGGAGTGCACGCTTGTTGAGGAGGAACCATGGAAACATGAATAA